In Solanum pennellii chromosome 7, SPENNV200, the following are encoded in one genomic region:
- the LOC107026033 gene encoding pentatricopeptide repeat-containing protein At2g18940, chloroplastic, whose amino-acid sequence MEGSLFPNRPILPIQSTKLTPLPPTQRLKLNPTTTTSPLPPLKQQQQQTPSSSTSTSFPLDSLLQHLLHVSSSNPPRTVKSSRISNTHLSTLPVSLENDDTLFGNTRVTVPKMESFDDGSLEFLPLNCKLMIDSILERPLSHMTEFFDSVKFELLEVDLMSLLKGLDVLGKWDRAILLFEWVVLNIHVENEKLDSQVIEFMVKVLGRESQHLVTSKLFDVIPFEDYSLDVRAWTTVLHAYSRIGKYDKAIALFEYVKEKGLSATLVTYNVMLDVYGKKGRSWNNILLLLDEMTSNGLEFDEFTCSTVIAACGREGLLEEAKEFFDGLKRKGYVPGTVTYNSLLQVFGKAGIYSEALRVLKEMEENNCPPDSVTYNELVAAYVRAGFLEEGAALIGTMTQKGVMPNAITYTTVIDAYGKAGKEDKALSFFKQMKQAGCVPNVCTYNAIIGMLGKKSRVEEMMDMISDMKLNGCAPNRITWNTMLAMCGNRGMQKYVNHVFHEMKSCGFEPDRDTFNTLIRAYGRCDSDFNAAKMYDEMIQAGFTPCVTTYNALLNALARRGDWRAAESVFSDMKSKGFKPSETTYSLMLHCYSKGGNVRGVERIAKEIYDGHIFPSWMLLRTLILANFKCRSLMGMERAFQELQKNGYRPDLVIFNSMLSIFARNKLYDRAHEVLHLIRENGLQPDLVTYNSLMDMYARAGECWKAEEILNRLQKNGGKPDLVSYNTVIKAFCRQGRMEEAIRVFSQMTEKGIRPCIVTYNTFIAGFAARGMFSEVKELINYMIQHECRPNELTYKTIVDGYCKAKRYQDAMDFVLNIKEKDNTFDEESLQRFASRVRENMES is encoded by the coding sequence ATGGAAGGTTCTCTCTTCCCAAATAGACCAATCTTGCCAATCCAATCAACAAAACTAACACCTTTACCACCGACCCAGCGCCTCAAATTGAATCCCACCACCACCACTTCCCCTCTCCCACCTCTcaaacaacagcagcaacaaaccccttcttcttctacttctactTCTTTCCCTCTTGATTCTCTTCTCCAACATCTTCTTCATGTTTCATCTTCAAATCCTCCAAGAACtgttaaatcttcaagaattAGCAATACCCATTTGTCTACTCTTCCTGTTTCTTTGGAAAATGATGACACCCTTTTTGGGAATACGAGGGTTACTGTTCCCAAAATGGAATCTTTTGATGATGGGTCACTTGAATTTCTCCCTCTTAACTGTAAGTTAATGATTGATTCAATTCTTGAACGCCCTCTTTCTCATATGACTGAATTCTTTGATTCTGTGAAATTTGAGTTGCTTGAAGTTGATTTGATGAGTCTTTTGAAAGGCTTAGATGTTTTAGGCAAATGGGATAGAGCTATTTTGTTGTTTGAATGGGTTGTTTTGAACATTCATGTTGAAAATGAAAAGCTAGATAGTCAAGTTATTGAATTTATGGTGAAGGTTTTGGGTAGGGAATCACAGCATTTGGTGACGTCGAAACTGTTTGATGTTATTCCATTTGAAGATTACTCTCTTGATGTCCGAGCGTGGACAACTGTTCTACATGCTTATTCTAGGATTGGCAAGTACGACAAGGCAATTGCATTGTTTGAATATGTGAAAGAGAAAGGTTTATCTGCCACCTTGGTAACTTATAATGTTATGTTAGATGTTTATGGTAAAAAGGGTAGGTCTTGGAACAATATTTTACTGCTTTTAGATGAAATGACAAGTAACGGGCTTGAATTTGACGAGTTCACTTGTAGCACGGTTATTGCTGCTTGTGGAAGGGAAGGGTTGTTGGAGGAAGCGAAAGAGTTTTTTGATGGATTGAAGAGAAAGGGTTATGTTCCGGGAACAGTTACTTACAATTCTTTACTCCAAGTCTTTGGTAAGGCTGGAATTTACTCGGAGGCATTGCGCGTTCTGAAAGAAATGGAGGAGAATAACTGCCCACCTGATTCGGTGACCTATAATGAGCTTGTGGCAGCTTATGTGAGGGCAGGCTTCCTTGAAGAAGGAGCTGCACTTATAGGCACAATGACACAAAAGGGTGTAATGCCGAATGCTATCACTTATACAACAGTGATAGATGCCTATGGTAAGGCAGGGAAGGAGGACAAAGCCTTGAGCTTTTTCAAGCAAATGAAACAAGCAGGGTGTGTTCCTAATGTCTGTACATATAACGCAATAATTGGGATGCTGGGAAAGAAATCTCGAGTAGAAGAGATGATGGACATGATCTCTGATATGAAATTAAATGGATGTGCCCCAAACCGTATTACTTGGAATACAATGCTTGCAATGTGTGGTAATAGGGGAATGCAAAAATATGTAAATCACGTTTTCCATGAGATGAAAAGCTGTGGTTTTGAGCCTGATAGAGACACATTTAATACTTTAATTCGTGCTTATGGAAGGTGTGATTCTGATTTTAATGCTGCAAAGATGTACGATGAGATGATCCAAGCAGGATTCACTCCGTGTGTCACAACATACAATGCGCTTCTTAATGCCCTTGCTCGTCGAGGTGATTGGAGAGCAGCTGAATCTGTTTTCTCAGACATGAAAAGTAAGGGCTTTAAGCCCAGTGAAACTACTTACTCTTTGATGCTCCACTGCTATTCCAAGGGAGGAAACGTGAGAGGTGTGGAGAGAATCGCAAAGGAAATTTATGATGGTCATATTTTTCCTAGTTGGATGCTTTTGAGAACCCTCATTCTTGCAAATTTCAAGTGTAGATCTCTCATGGGTATGGAGAGAGCATTTCAGGAACTACAGAAAAATGGGTACAGGCCAGATTTGGTCATATTTAACTCCATGCTTTCCATATTTGCAAGGAACAAGCTATATGACCGTGCTCACGAGGTGCTGCATTTAATTAGGGAGAATGGTCTGCAGCCAGATCTTGTTACATATAATAGTTTAATGGACATGTATGCTAGAGCCGGTGAATGTTGGAAAGCTGAGGAAATCCTTAATCGACTGCAGAAGAATGGAGGAAAGCCAGACCTTGTATCATATAACACTGTCATCAAAGCGTTCTGCAGACAAGGTCGTATGGAGGAGGCCATACGAGTTTTCTCCCAGATGACAGAAAAAGGAATCCGACCTTGCATTGTTACATATAATACATTTATCGCTGGATTTGCAGCTCGAGGAATGTTCTCTGAGGTAAAAGAATTGATCAATTATATGATCCAGCACGAGTGCAGACCAAATGAGCTAACATACAAGACTATTGTTGATGGTTATTGTAAAGCAAAAAGATACCAAGATGCAATGGATTTTGTGTtgaatattaaagaaaaagataacaCCTTTGATGAGGAATCTTTGCAACGATTTGCTTCTCGAGTTAGGGAAAATATGGAATCATGA